In the genome of Fibrobacter sp., the window GCCGATGCCGACAGCACCGATCGCGATTTCGAATGGAATTACGTCCTCCCGTTCATCATGTACAATTTCCAGGAACACATCCAGGGCGACCAGGACAACATATCTCTCGCATTCGACCTGAGCGTCCGTACGTTGCCGCACTGGGAATTCTACGGCGAACTCCTCTGGGACGACATGAAAACGCCCACGAGCATGTTCGACGACAGCTGGTGGGGCAACAAGTGGGGTGCAACGGTCGGTATCGCGCGCGACAGCCTCTACGTTGGACCGGTAAGGCTCGACATGTTCACGGAATACACGCGCATCGAACCTTGGGTCTACACGCACCACAAGGGCGGCGGATACACCTACGCAAGCTACTCGCAGAATCTCGGAAGCGACCTGGGACCCAACAGCCAAGAATTCCACGCCGAACTGAGCGCTACATACAAATTCATCAATGCAACGTTCTTTACGGGAAACGTCGCGAAAGATACGGCATTCGGCGGAAACATCACCGACATCCACGGCCCCGAAGACGCCATCAACAAGGTATTCCTCAACGAAGAGACCACGCTCCGCTACACCGAACTCGGCGCAAGGCTCGAAATTACTCCTTGGCACTGGATGAGCTTCCGCGCAGGCTACACGCGCTACTTCGGAGACTACGAAGGCTACAGGGCATCGGCGAGCGGTTCCCTGCAGTGGTAAAAATCTGAGTCAATTAAAAAAGCAGTTTAACGGCCTCGTCGCTATCGGCGGCGAGGGCTTTCTTTTTCCATTCGGGATCAAGCAGGAGTTTCGCCATGCTCGCAATGACCTGCGTATGCGCAGTCGCGGATTCCGCCGGTGAAAGCAGCACGCACAGGAACTGCGCCAAATCATTGTTGCGAACAGCTATCCCGCTAAAGCCCGCCGGGCATACGGCAAAAGCCATCAGCGGAGTCTTCAGTCCCGCAATGCGCGTATGGGGCAGCAGAAGCCCCTCGCCCATGTAGATTCCCTGCGATATGCGTTCCGTGAGGGCCTTCCAAGCCGCATTCGCATCGAA includes:
- a CDS encoding PTS sugar transporter subunit IIA → MVPVYFKHYPSSETFNRALGYAYDALVHAGVAFDANAAWKALTERISQGIYMGEGLLLPHTRIAGLKTPLMAFAVCPAGFSGIAVRNNDLAQFLCVLLSPAESATAHTQVIASMAKLLLDPEWKKKALAADSDEAVKLLF